In Haliotis asinina isolate JCU_RB_2024 chromosome 16, JCU_Hal_asi_v2, whole genome shotgun sequence, the following are encoded in one genomic region:
- the LOC137268645 gene encoding uncharacterized protein — MLLYVEDRAFPHKTFVVVVKGEEKVARVRAQLLHILYNIGKETHQFRLRHKGQFLRDAHTLDQYDIVDNSVIKMVPMSKKPEASFDTISMTSSTVNLEFSPGQPPNVKRALYSEIKHLDWRERILNDFKTLLFLHLVLMVLSVFTVHWYAVFWVGASLVLAAWYSPSYTRIGGFVGNYTYYRNIFCCCAGIVSLTFTAVALYLAAAQWITVIGHGCAEFVDECSHQKVYTAVFFTVQALMFLVSGILAWVLLGNFKLEMGDRIEKNLIQERDIDQVILAAKDGKLNEKRQASSELAIMAAANDDNKFRIVAEGGLDILMSLSLQHDGSTQEHALEAITELITIPSIQDTFVTMGSVSKLTALLHSQSPRVMQAAAATIFTIVNQSEENKSVIIADHGLEDLAHAARNGTITCQQSVASIFNELAINSEIRAQLTARNIPAQALTELCRSNDSDTLRDALQALELMAIESAETICAQGDLLQLLLQLPFRSMDERNYLLVAKILIYYAENKETCQQLLDQDNIRDALEQFVKTRDPRLQRVVARIICCMMETQELKCRAKEVKMNKVLEYIRDHAADRDTWDEADQALQMMSSDDLGNHPSVSNKPKLEVKDSFGSRTSIGSIKKRPTSASSSAESDKGLA; from the exons CACAAGACATTTGTAGTGGTGGTGAAAGGAGAGGAGAAGGTGGCTCGAGTCCGGGCCCAGCTACTGCACATCTTGTACAACATTGGGAAAGAAACACATCAGTTCCGACTGCGACACAAAGGACAGTTTCTCCGGGATGCCCACACACTTGACCAGTATGACATAGTAGACAATTCTGTCATCAAGATGGTTCCCATGTCCAAGAAACCAGAG GCCTCCTTTGACACCATTTCAATGACTAGTAGCACTGTCAACTTGGAGTTTAGCCCAGGGCAGCCGCCCAATGTGAAGAGAGCTTTGTATTCTGAAATCAAGCATTTGGACTGGAGAGAGAGAATTCTGAATGACTTTAAA ACTCTGTTGTTCCTCCATCTGGTACTCATGGTCCTCTCTGTCTTCACTGTGCACTGGTATGCTGTGTTCTGGGTGGGAGCCAGTCTGGTACTGGCAGCATGGTATTCTCCATCGTACACAAGGATTGGGGGCTTCGTCGGCAACTACACATACTA TCGGAACATCTTCTGCTGCTGTGCTGGAATTGTCTCCCTGACATTTACAGCTGTAGCACTCTACCTGGCTGCTGCACAGTGGATAACTGTCATT GGTCATGGTTGTGCTGAGTTTGTGGATGAATGTTCCCATCAGAAGGTGTACACGGCCGTGTTCTTCACCGTCCAAGCCCTCATGTTCCTGGTGTCCGGGATCCTGGCATGGGTGCTGCTGGGCAACTTCAAACTGGAG ATGGGTGATAGAATTGAGAAGAACTTGATACAGGAGAGAGACATTGACCAAGTCATTCTGGCTGCCAAAGATGGGAA ACTGAACGAGAAGCGGCAGGCATCAAGTGAGCTGGCGATCATGGCAGCTGCTAATGACGACAATAAGTTCAGGATTGTTGCAGAAGGAGG CTTGGACATCCTGATGTCGCTGTCCCTGCAGCACGATGGGTCAACCCAGGAACATGCCCTGGAGGCCATCACCGAGCTCATCACCATCCCCTCCATACAG GATACATTTGTGACCATGGGCAGTGTGAGCAAACTGACAGCGCTGCTGCACTCACAGAGTCCCCGCGTGATGCAGGCCGCCGCTGCCACCATCTTTACCATCGTCAACCAGTCTGAGGAGAACAAGAGTGTCATCATTGCTGACCATGG tttaGAGGACCTAGCCCATGCTGCACGTAATGGAACTATCACCTGTCAGCAATCTGTGGCCAGTATTTTCAATGAACTGGCTATCAATTCCGAAATCAGGGCCCAGTTGACTGCCAGAAACATTCCAG CACAGGCACTGACGGAGCTGTGTCGAAGCAATGATTCAGACACACTAAGAGATGCTCTGCAGGCTCTGGAGCTGATGGCTATTGAAAGTGCTGAAACCATCTGTGCTCAG GGGGACTTGCTGCAACTGTTGCTGCAGCTGCCATTCCGCTCCATGGATGAACGAAACTACCTGCTTGTTGCCAAGATACTCATCTACTATGCAGAGAACAAGGAG ACGTGTCAGCAGCTGCTGGACCAGGACAATATCCGGGATGCGCTGGAGCAGTTTGTGAAGACCCGTGACCCACGGCTGCAGCGTGTGGTGGCCAGGATCATCTGCTGTATGATGGAGACACAGGAACTCAA aTGTCGAGCTAAAGAAGTGAAGATGAACAAAGTGCTGGAGTATATCCGTGACCATGCTGCTGATAGAGACACGTGGGACGAAGCTGATCAGG CACTTCAGATGATGAGTTCGGATGACCTGGGCAATCATCCATCAGTATCGAACAAACCCAAACTGGAGGTCAAGGACAGTTTTGGGTCAAGGACATCCATAGGGTCGATCAAGAAGAGACCGACAAGCGCCTCCTCCTCTGCTGAGTCAGACAAGGGATTGGCTTAG